One region of Quercus lobata isolate SW786 chromosome 2, ValleyOak3.0 Primary Assembly, whole genome shotgun sequence genomic DNA includes:
- the LOC115974939 gene encoding auxin-responsive protein IAA29 produces MELQLALALPVHSSVKGFDLNDGGIESKEPVASQLWSYGGSLESKKCLKNKRSSEEAFGKMGGGVPQIFPLMVWSGQPNEEDDRKGQNRKTSSIVNKNEVEENHVVGWPPIKSWMKKQLHQQQQQQHQGGRVKNDGVAERSGGRNSLYVKVKMEGQAIARKIDLRLFHSYQALTNTLISMFEKEQKFDKNGVNYTLTYQDKEGDWLLAGDVPWQTFIESVQRLGILRNGG; encoded by the exons ATGGAGCTCCAACTTGCCCTCGCACTTCCAGTTCACAGTTCAGTAAAAGGGTTCGACCTAAATGATGGTGGTATTGAATCAAAAGAACCGGTGGCCTCGCAACTATGGAGCTATGGTGGTTCTTTGGAAAGCAAAAAATGCCTTAAAAACAAACGTAGTTCTGAGGAGGCCTTTGGAAAGATGGGTGGAGGAGTGCCACAAATATTCCCCCTAATGGTTTGGAGTGGCCAGCCCAATGAGGAAGATGATCGGAAAGGACAAAACAGGAAAACTTCTTCCATTGTTAACAA GAATGAAGTGGAAGAAAATCATGTTGTGGGGTGGCCACCCATCAAATCATGGATGAAGAAACAGCTccatcagcagcagcagcagcagcatcaAGGTGGGCGGGTCAAGAATGATGGGGTGGCTGAGAGAAGTGGTGGACGAAACTCTTTGTATGTCAAGGTCAAGATGGAGGGGCAAGCAATAGCAAGAAAGATTGATCTAAGGCTCTTTCACTCTTATCAGGCACTTACCAACACCTTGATCAGCATGTTTGAAAAAG agcaaaaatttgacaaaaatggCGTAAACTACACACTCACCTATCAAGACAAAGAAGGGGATTGGCTGCTTGCAGGAGACGTTCCTTGGCA AACCTTCATTGAGTCCGTGCAGCGTTTGGGGATACTAAGGAATGGCGGATGA